The DNA sequence CGGGAGAGCAGGCGGTTGTGGTGGTCCCGTTCGAAGCGGGTGATCGCGCCGAGGGGGTCGGTCTCGGCGACCACCTGGCACCGGTCGTCGACGAGGTAGCGGCGGACGTGGCCCGACCCGGTGGTGGCCGTGGTGATGCGCAGCCCGGTGTCGAGGGCGCGTTCGCCGTAGTGGAGGCGCAGGGTCATGTGGCCCTCGGTGCCGCCTTCGGCGACACAGCGGTCACGGTCGTCGTATGCGTAGGTGTAGCCGCGGTCGTTGGTGTCGGTCCAGGAGGTGATGCGGCCGGCCGGGTCGTAGGTGAAGCGCAGGGGGCGGCCGGAGGAGTTGGTGACCTCGGTGAGGTCACCGTCCGGCGAGTAGCCGTAGCGGATCAGTTCCTGGTCGGTTCCGTCGGGGCCCGCACCGGTCAGGTGCAGGGCCGTGATCCGGTGGTCCCGGGTGGTGATGCGGATGTGGTGGCCCGCGCTGTGGGAGAGCGCGGCCGGGGCGCCGGCGGGGTCGTACTCGACGGTGACGCGGTTGCCGTTACGGTCCTCGATCCGCTCGAGCGGGGCGTGGTCCTCCGCGCGAGTGGTGAAGTGGCGGACCGTACCCGTGAAGGGGTCGGTGACCGTGTAGCCGTCCTGTGTGGTGCGCAGGGGCCAGCGGGGGCCCTCCGTGGGGAGGGCGGTCTCGCCGGGCCCGGGGTGCGGGTAGGCGAGGAGCAGTCCGTGCTCGTCGACGAGGACGACGCGTCCGGGTTCGATCTCCAGGCGCTGGTCCACGGTGGAGGACCAGGACGGGCCGAACCAGCGGCCGGCGCGGTAGCCGGATTCGGCGCGCCGGGTGAAGACCAGGGGCAGGGCGCCGGGCAGGGCCACGTCGGTCTGCGGCAGGTACATCTTGCCGGTGGCCAGGTTGACGGGGTCGGTGGGGTCGTGGTGGGCGGGCGGGCTGTTGTCGCTGTGGGCGCCGCGTTCGCCGGCGTCGAGGTGGGATCCGGCGGTGCCCAGACCGGTGGGCCTGCCCACGCCGTTGGTGCCGTCGAGGCGGCGGGCCAGGCCGCTCGCTCCGCGCAGGCCGGCGCCGCCGGCCAGGCTGGGCGCCATGTAACCCAGCATGCGCAGCGGGTCCTTCTCGAACTGCTCCCAGGTGCTGGAGGCGCCCTGGTAGACGTCCTTGGAGAAGCCGACGGGGTCCCTGACCGCGCCGATGCCGCCGTCGAGGACCATCGCCCCGTCGTGGAGGTAGGCCTTCGGTTCGGTCAGCAGCCGGCCCGGGTTGACCGCCAGGCCGAACTCGACGAGGTCGTTCCAGCCGTCCTTCGCTCCGCCGGTGACCCGCTGCCAGCCGCTCGGACGCTTCGGGGCCTTCTCGGCGGCCTTGTGGAGGGTCCGCTTGGCGGTGCCCGCGGCTTTCGCCACCTCCTCCTGCGCGCCGTTGATCGCGGCGACCAGTTCGGCCATGGCGGTCCTGCCCGGGTCGGCCTCGGGGGGCCGGGTGGGCAGGGTGGTCGCGCCCGCCTTGACCGCCGTGTTGTAGTCGTCCACGGCCTGGGTGTACTGGCGGGAGAGGTCGCGGGCCACGGGTGCGTCGTGGTCGAGGATCTGCCGGGTGAGCCGCTGGGCTTCGTCGAGGACGTTCCGGTACGCCAGTACCGCGACGCCCGCTTCGACGAACGCGTGCATGGCGCCGTCGAGTTCCTTGGGCAGCTTCTTGACCGTCTTGCGGAACTCCTCCGCGGCCTCGCCCTGCCAGGGGTCGGTGTTGAGCTTGCGCAGTTGTTCCGCGCCCTCGCCGAAGTTGGCCGCCGCGGCGGCGAGTTTCTTCGTCAGCCGGTCGAGTGCGGAGGGCTTGCCCGGGATCCAGTCCTGGACGGTGTCTTCCGGGCCGATCCATATCCGGCGGAAGACGTACCGCTTGTCGGTCATGCTGGGCTCCCCCGCTCCTGCCGCTACCCCTGGCCCCGGTCCTCGCCGTCGCGGTCGACGGGCTCCAGACGGCCACGGAACTCGGTGCGCTTCTCGGTGATGCCGTGCTCCTCCAGGAAGGTGGAGACGGGGTGGTCCTCTTTGTACTGTTCCTGCCGTTCGAGCATCATGACCTTGTACCGGGCCTTGGTCTCGGCGACCAGGAAGTCGTTGATGGTGGCGCTCAGCGCGGAGACGATCACGTCGGCGTCGTCGGCGATGCAGCCCAGGCCGTGGCACCATTTGTCGAGGAAGTCGTTGACCGCGCCGGTCACTTCGCTCGCCCCGGTCCTGTCCTCTCCGGCCAGGGACGCGAGGTCGAACCTCGCCTCCGCGCGTTCCTTGGAGATCGCGCGGGCCGCGTCCGTGGACTCTTCGAGGGGCCGGGCGATCGACTGGAGGAACGTGACCTCCCACTTGAACTCGCCGCCGTCCGCGCCCCGCGGGATGAGCCAGCTCTGCCCGTCGCTCATGCGGCGCTGCCCCGTGGCCGGTACGAGACGTGCAGCACGGGCTCGGTCCTCGTGGCGGCCGACGAGAGCCGCACCGCGTGCTCGGCGGCGGGGTCCAGCCACACGTCGAGGCCGGGTGGCAGCAGGTCGAGGACGTCGGCGCCCGTCGTCGAGAACCAGGCTCCGCCGCCCGTGAACAGCTCGAACCGCTCCAGTGACGTGAACACCGGCACCAGCCGGTCGGGCGGCGTGACGCCGGCGGACGGGTCGGGCGCGGTCGCCAGGTCGAGGATGCGGGAGCCGCTGGACGTGCCGGCGGCGGGGCGTGCCGGTGCGGTGACCGTCAGGAAGCCCGGTTCTTGCGGGCGTTCGCAGTAGACGCGGGCACGCAGGAACGCGTCGAAGACGTCCTGCGGTGACGCCTCACCGGCCTTCGCCCGCCGTACGACCTCCGCCAGGCCGGCCGCCTCGTCCGGCGCGGTGCCGACCATGCCCTCCGGCTGCCGTGGCTCCGCCGGTGGCGTCGTGCCGGCGCTGCCCTCCGATGCCGTATCGGCGTCACCGGTCGCCGGTTCGTCGGCGCCGCCCCCGTTCGTACGCATGTGCCCAAAGATCACACACGCTCTTCGCGATGCGCAACGCGGCTGTGCGGGCGCGCACTTGTGCGCCGCGTGCGTACGGCGGGGAGGCGGCCCGGGGCCGGGCCGCCTCCCCTTCTCCGTCCGGGCGGGACGGTGCCGTCTCTCAGCCCATCAGCATGCGGAAGCGGGCCGCGTTGCCGTGGTCGGTGTCCTGGTAGCCGATGACCGACTGGTCCAGGAGCTGGGCGATGCGCGCCAGCTTCTGGCACATCTGGTCCATCTCCGAGCTGCTGCTGCGCTGGATCTCGGCGTAGGCGGTCTTGGCCTCGCCCTCCCAGGTCTCGGCGACGGCCTTGACCTTGCGCATGAGGATCTCGAGCTGCTCGGCCAGCTCCTTGGCCGTCTTGCGCACGTCCTGGGCGGCCTGGGTGACGGTGTCGTAGTTGACCGCAGTGCGGTCGTAGTTGACGCTCACTGTGTGTTCTTCTCCTGGTGGCGGGCGGCGCTGGGGCAGGTCAGGCGAGGTCGGTGATGCGGCTGGTGACCTGGTAGGAGTTGTCCACCCGGCGGATCTCCGTCACCCGCTCCTGCTCGTGGGAGGTGAAGCCCTTGACGCTCATCCGCATGACCTCCTCGAGGTCGACGAGGTCGTCCTGGATCTTCTTCAGGTGCTGGTTGACACCGCGCTGGACGGTGTCGAACTCCTTGCCCGCCGCGCCCTGCCAGCCCGCCTGGATCATGTCGACGACGCTGTTGAGCGACGTCACCCTGCTGCTCACGTCCGTGTGGAAGTCACGGATCCTGTCCGCGAGGTCCGTCAGGTCCGAGTCGCTGTAATTGACGCTCATGGTCTCTTGCCCTCCTCGTGAAGCACCGGTGGCTGGTCACCACCGTGACGGGCCGCCGTGGACGGATATCCAGGCTGTCCTGGCGGACAAGAACCGCTGCGCCCCCGCGCGACGCGTGGTCGCAGCCTCGCGCCGCCCCCGTGCCGTACCACACTCGTGGTACCCGGAGCCACTTTAGTCACTTGACATGGGGGTTCCAACTGCAAAGCGAATACAGGCCGGTTCGGGGCGGGTACTGTCCGCCAGAACCGCGTGATCCGGTCATCGGGCGGGCCCTCCCCGTGGAGGCGTTCAGTACGGTGACCGTGGATCGTACGTACGTCACGAAAGGACACCGTTCCGCCATGGCTGAGCTGCCGGACCAGGAACCCGAGACGCGCCAGGAGATCAGAGCGCGCAAGGAGCGCGAGCGGGACGAGTTGTACGCCCTGGACATCTCCGGCGTCGAGTGGCACAGCGCTCCGGGCACGGAGACGCACGAGGAGCGGGTGGAGATCGCCTACCTGCCCGGCGGTGCGGTGGCCATGCGGTCGTCGCTCGATCCGGCGACGGTGCTGCGCTACACGGAGGCGGAATGGCGTGCCTTCGTCCTGGGCGCGCGGGACGGCGAGTTCGACCTGGAGCCGTCGCCGGGGGGCCCGGCGGGCTCCGAGTGACGTCGTTCCGGGGCCGTGGGGGCCGGGGGCGTCACGCCCCTCGGTCCTCTCCCCGGCGGCGGCGCAGGTCGCGCAGGGCGACGGCCGTTCCGGCGATGACGGTGATCAGGACCGCGGTGATCCCCAGCGCGTAGGTGGCGTGGCGCTCGTCGCGTTCCGCCGGGGTCTCGGCCAGGGAGAACGGGGCCACGTCGGGGGCGCGGGCCTCGGTCGCGCCGGGGTCGGGGACGGGGGACGAGGGAGGGTCGGCGACGTCGGACTCCTGTACGGCGCGGACCGGGTCGACCACGCCCCAGCCGACGAAGTCGTCGTGTCCGTTGACGGAACGCTCCGCCGTCTGCTCGATCCGCGTGACGATCTGGGCCGTGCTCCAGTCGGGGTGCTTCTCCTTGAGCAGGGCCGCCACGCCGGCGACGAAGGGGGCGGAGAAGCTGGTTCCGCTGTCGGTGCACTGGCCGCCGCCGGGGACCGTGGAGACGATGTCGACTCCGGGTGCGGCCACTCCGACGAAGCTTCCGGCCTGGGAGAACGCGGCGCGTTCGTTGTTCCGGTCGGACGAGGCCACGGCCAGTACGCCGTCGAAGGCCGCCGGGTAGGTGTTCCTGGCCTTGCCGTCCAGACCGTCGTTGCCCGCCGAGGCGACCACGACGACCTTCCGCGCGATGGCCTCGCGGACGGCCTCGGCCAGGGCGGAGGTGGCGGACAGGGGCTTGGTGGTGTCCTGGGAGATGTTGATGACGTCGGCGCCCTTCGCCACGGCGTGGTCGATGGCCCGGGCCATGCTGTCGGAGTCACCGCTGCTGTCGGCGTCGTTCTGGCGGACGGGGATGACGGTGGCGTTCGGGGCCAGACCGACGAAGCCCGTTCCTTCGCGGGGCCGGGCCGCGATGATGCCCGCGACCTTGGTTCCGTGTCCCACCTCGTCGTTGGTGGGGTCGCCGCCCTTGCCCCCGGCGAGCAGGTCCAGTCCGGCCGCCTTGTCGACGGCCGTCGCGAGCTGGGGGTTCTCGTCGTCGACGCCCGTGTCGATGACCGCCACCCGCACTCCCTTGCCCTTGTCGGTGCCCTGCCAGAGCTCGTCCAGCAGTACGCGCTGGAGCGACCAGGGGCGTGCCTTGAACTGTTTCTCGCTGGGATAGGTGCACGCACCGCTGCCGGCGAGCCGGACGCGCTCCCCGGGGTGTCCCGGCACGCCCTGGGCGGACGCGGGCGCGCTGCCTCCTAGGGCGGGCACGGGCGCGCTGCCTCCGAGGGCGAGGGCGGGCGCGCCGGCTCCGAGGGCGGGCAGGAGTACGGCGAGTACGGCGGCCGGCAGAGCGGCCTTGGTCGGCGTCACCGGTACGGTCCCTTTCGAGTGTGCGTGCGTGCGAACGGTTGCGTGCCGGGGGTGCGGCGGTCGTGGCTGCGCACGCGCGGCCGGGTCACGAACCCTGTGGCTGCCGGGCGCTGTTGGTGTCGAGGCGGGGCCCCTTCGCCAGGAACTCGGACCAGGCCAGCGGAACCTTCGTCGGCCGGACGTTCCGGTAGCCGAGCTTGGCCTGGGCCTCGCTGGGCTCGGGAGTTCCGTCGCGGCCCTTGCGCTGCCCATCGGCACCGATGTCCGAGGCCTCGCTGTCGCTGTCGCCGTTCGCCTGAACGGCGTACCGCAGTCCGGTGTCCGTCACGAGGAAGAGTGATCCGGCCTCGGACGCCATGCCCTGGATCTGTGTGTAGAGCTGGCCCGTCCCCGGGGTGACGTACGTGCTCGTGCCGTCGGCCGTGGTGCCGACGGGATAGCCGCTGCCCGCCCAGGTGCTGAGGGAGGTGGAGTTGTCCTCGCCGACGCCGCGCAGCACGCTGCACACCGTGTCCCGCCCGCCGTCCGCGGAGTTGACCTGGCGGACCCGCCGGTCCGGCCAGTCGGCGGGCCGGCCCCCGAAGGGTTCCGTGTCGGCGGTGAAGTCCTGCAGACCCACGGTGCGGGCCTCGCCGTTCAGGTTCAGCACGGCCGTCTGCGGCGAGGAGATCAGCAGCCAGGCGGTGAACTCGCTGACCGGCCGCACCTTGCCGGGGAGCACCACGTAGTGCTGGGTCCCCTCGCCGGTCTCCGTCCGGAGGACCATGCCGACCCTGTTCTCGTCCGCCGACAGCTGTCCCGGCACGCCCGCCGGGTCGCCGACCCCGGACGGCAGCACCGGGAAGCGGATCGGGTCGCCCTCGTGGAGGGTGGCGAGCCACTCCTCGGTGACGGGCTGGGGCTTGCGGGAGCCGACGAGGGCGATGGTCAGCGGGTCGGTCTCCGCTCCGGTGACGGCGTACGCGGTTCCGTGCGCGTCGACGAGGAAGCGGTCGCCGGTACGGGTCGTCACGTACAGGGCCTCGCCGCCGGAGAGCCGTTCCGGTCCGTCGGTCCTCTTCTCGTCGGGACCG is a window from the Streptomyces capillispiralis genome containing:
- a CDS encoding SseB family protein, with the protein product MRTNGGGADEPATGDADTASEGSAGTTPPAEPRQPEGMVGTAPDEAAGLAEVVRRAKAGEASPQDVFDAFLRARVYCERPQEPGFLTVTAPARPAAGTSSGSRILDLATAPDPSAGVTPPDRLVPVFTSLERFELFTGGGAWFSTTGADVLDLLPPGLDVWLDPAAEHAVRLSSAATRTEPVLHVSYRPRGSAA
- a CDS encoding WXG100 family type VII secretion target, with amino-acid sequence MSVNYDRTAVNYDTVTQAAQDVRKTAKELAEQLEILMRKVKAVAETWEGEAKTAYAEIQRSSSSEMDQMCQKLARIAQLLDQSVIGYQDTDHGNAARFRMLMG
- a CDS encoding WXG100 family type VII secretion target, with the protein product MSVNYSDSDLTDLADRIRDFHTDVSSRVTSLNSVVDMIQAGWQGAAGKEFDTVQRGVNQHLKKIQDDLVDLEEVMRMSVKGFTSHEQERVTEIRRVDNSYQVTSRITDLA
- a CDS encoding DUF397 domain-containing protein produces the protein MAELPDQEPETRQEIRARKERERDELYALDISGVEWHSAPGTETHEERVEIAYLPGGAVAMRSSLDPATVLRYTEAEWRAFVLGARDGEFDLEPSPGGPAGSE
- the mycP gene encoding type VII secretion-associated serine protease mycosin — protein: MTPTKAALPAAVLAVLLPALGAGAPALALGGSAPVPALGGSAPASAQGVPGHPGERVRLAGSGACTYPSEKQFKARPWSLQRVLLDELWQGTDKGKGVRVAVIDTGVDDENPQLATAVDKAAGLDLLAGGKGGDPTNDEVGHGTKVAGIIAARPREGTGFVGLAPNATVIPVRQNDADSSGDSDSMARAIDHAVAKGADVINISQDTTKPLSATSALAEAVREAIARKVVVVASAGNDGLDGKARNTYPAAFDGVLAVASSDRNNERAAFSQAGSFVGVAAPGVDIVSTVPGGGQCTDSGTSFSAPFVAGVAALLKEKHPDWSTAQIVTRIEQTAERSVNGHDDFVGWGVVDPVRAVQESDVADPPSSPVPDPGATEARAPDVAPFSLAETPAERDERHATYALGITAVLITVIAGTAVALRDLRRRRGEDRGA
- the eccB gene encoding type VII secretion protein EccB yields the protein MASRRDELNAYTFAKRRMLAAFLQPSPSGSEEGAPRPLRAVVPSLVAGVLVLGVFGAWGMFKPTAPPGWDEPGTRVIVGKQSTTRYVVLKTDGVERLHPVLNLASARLLMNDAQYQVVQVSDKILDSGELPRGPILGVPYAPDRLPSPDEAGRAKRWAVCEQPGGKDGNGTVQEAAFVLAGPDEKRTDGPERLSGGEALYVTTRTGDRFLVDAHGTAYAVTGAETDPLTIALVGSRKPQPVTEEWLATLHEGDPIRFPVLPSGVGDPAGVPGQLSADENRVGMVLRTETGEGTQHYVVLPGKVRPVSEFTAWLLISSPQTAVLNLNGEARTVGLQDFTADTEPFGGRPADWPDRRVRQVNSADGGRDTVCSVLRGVGEDNSTSLSTWAGSGYPVGTTADGTSTYVTPGTGQLYTQIQGMASEAGSLFLVTDTGLRYAVQANGDSDSEASDIGADGQRKGRDGTPEPSEAQAKLGYRNVRPTKVPLAWSEFLAKGPRLDTNSARQPQGS